One Terriglobales bacterium genomic region harbors:
- a CDS encoding ATP-binding protein, with amino-acid sequence MKIAGNRVSYTLDSTLESVNRAEQTAENMAARAGFSEDDCHRISMAVREAAVNAVLHGNAYDPRKKVRVAFENTGEALVITIADEGPGLCEKDVPNPLAPENLLKQSGRGIFLIRSFMDDVKFRTLEPGTEITLIKHVPGNSAGHTEEAK; translated from the coding sequence GTGAAAATAGCCGGAAACCGGGTCTCGTACACGCTGGACTCCACACTCGAGAGCGTGAATCGTGCCGAACAGACCGCTGAGAACATGGCGGCCAGGGCGGGTTTCTCCGAGGACGACTGCCATCGTATTTCGATGGCGGTGCGGGAGGCGGCAGTCAATGCCGTACTGCACGGCAACGCTTACGATCCGCGCAAGAAGGTGCGGGTTGCGTTTGAGAATACCGGAGAGGCGCTGGTGATCACCATCGCCGATGAAGGCCCGGGGTTGTGCGAGAAGGATGTGCCCAACCCACTGGCGCCGGAAAATTTGCTGAAGCAATCGGGGCGTGGTATTTTCCTCATTCGATCTTTTATGGATGACGTAAAGTTCCGCACCCTTGAGCCCGGCACCGAAATTACTTTAATCAAGCATGTTCCCGGAAACTCGGCGGGACACACGGAGGAAGCAAAGTGA
- a CDS encoding STAS domain-containing protein, with the protein MKASTRQVDGVTVVDLSGRITLGEGSVVLRDTVRDLISHGDKRILLNLGDVTYIDSSGIGELVSAFTTVRNQGGELKLLKLTKKVHDLLQITKLYTVFDVRDDEAQAIASFKK; encoded by the coding sequence ATGAAGGCCAGTACGCGGCAAGTAGACGGCGTGACCGTCGTAGACCTGAGCGGACGAATTACGCTCGGCGAAGGCAGCGTTGTGCTGCGGGATACGGTGCGCGATTTGATCTCCCACGGGGACAAGAGAATCCTGCTGAACCTGGGAGACGTTACCTACATTGACAGCTCAGGCATCGGCGAACTGGTGAGCGCCTTCACCACTGTCCGCAACCAGGGCGGCGAGCTGAAGTTGCTCAAGCTCACCAAGAAAGTCCATGATCTGCTGCAAATCACCAAACTGTACACCGTCTTCGACGTCAGGGACGACGAAGCCCAGGCCATCGCGTCATTTAAGAAATAA